TCAAGGTTCCTGGAATTGATCCTCTGAAGGTAGACAACATCAGGGTTAATCAACCAGCTTTGAAAGTGCAGTTTGAAGATGCTTTTATTTCAGGATTAAAGTCATGCAAAGTTAACGAgtttaggtacatataatataccggtctccgtgacgagacagaatgttaaacgacagaaaacgcaaatatctattttattactattttatacaaatattttattaatgtgcgcgcgcagaatacgggaggaaaagcatgttcctcttgttcctgttgtatcctgctcacgcaaattaagtgagtatgtaccgtttaccatgcaccatttttttttgatctttcgacttaagatcttttgattttcgatctttgtcttccgatatttgcgttttctgtcatttaacattctgtctcgtcacgtagacccataatatacatatttacatacatttgacTCACCTTTGCTGatgttatttataatacatcttcaatttctttttataaaatacagaaTAGATCCAAAAAGTAAAaagatgtattttaattatacaaaaaatggaTCATTCAATGGAAAGTATCAAGTTGATGGACGTATACTCATCATTCCGATTAAAGGAGAAGGGGATGCTTCAATAAAATTCAGTCAGTATCtagattaaaattgaattattgtaAGAAGTtctggaatatattttttttatttaaatttaatttatagcaAATTTGAACTACTACTTTATTATGGACTACGATACAGTTAAAGGTGACGACGGAAAAAACCAttggaaaatattaaaacatcaaGCTACTTATAATACAGAAAAAGCCGTATATCGCTTTGGAAATCTTTTCGGTGGAAATAAACAATTATGTAAGATTGATGAAAActttaaatgtgttttttaaagtGCGTATGATAAATTCTATGTTTACTTTACAGCTGATACGGCCCACAAAGTCGTCAATGACAATTGGCAGCTGATTTTCAATGACATGTCCCCGCCAATCATGAAGAAGGTCATTCGCAGTGTTGTTAACGTAATATCTAAATTTTTCGAAAGTTTTCCCATCGATGATATTATATTACCGTAGGTTTTAAGTGTTATCTATTCATTAAAAACGATgagctttaaaaataaattatataagttatgtATCTTTTTTATTCACATTGAAAATCTATACACTTCCTGCACAATCATCGCAATTCAATTCATATACTTTTTGCTCATCAAATATCAATTATTAATatcgtattacatatatgcacatacctTTTTTTTCCAAAcgggtatgattttttttattaaagattatGGGAATTTTGACAGTATAACTACCTACATAttccatatacatacctacctacatacatacctacatatatgtatatcctacaATTTACCTTGAAACATTAATTGTCAAAATTGTAACATTGAAGGCAGTTTAAATaatcagaatatttttttttaataaattttaaggtTACAAAAATAGCTtactctatatttatttatgtgtacagtcgcggtttcggaaactggaacaccatagaaaaatgtgattttgcgtgaaatttcagtgatcttaaataaaataaccacccaaagtcattaaaatggtagattatatcatagtgctttattttaacgacaatcgttaagaaaagaaacaacaacaaaaaggtAGGTAGAATTTTAGTCCGAGCCGGCTTTTTTGACCAAACGCAGTCTCcacatttgaatgaaaaaacataTTAGAgcgtaaacttttaattttattagtcacatggtattatttacaaattataaaaacttaattaatattttgttggggctccttttaattttatgacggcTTTTATACGGTTAGTCATAATCtattaagtttcttaaaatgtcgatggggaagtcttcataccatactttttcaatggtcTTTTTTAATGATTGATGGCTAGACATATTTGTTTAACTAATcctatatttaatagccatccataaattttcaattaggtttaaatcgggactattcccaggccatgttaatgtctttacacccaattcctgcaaataaacctgacctaaaaatatttcaaaaatataacaaaaatatttcagttttttgatcgaaatattattaatgacattcaatatcattaaataaaattaatattcactAATTTAGcttgacaaggggcagagtcatcttggaatatgacatcatcagaatttgaaagatggttttccattgatgggataaaacttttttctagaatttttttatatgctattccATTAATGAAACCTTGCACAACCTGTATTCGACCAATtacataataagaaaaacatccccaaaCCATGTGGCTTGGGGGATGCTTCACTGTCTCTCGGTACATTTTTGGTCGTCCAATTTTCGTGATATTTCGTAATTTTCATGATTTTCATCTATGTCGTCAAATTTTCGTGATATTTCGACCACTCTAATcggtttttcatcattttcttcgTGAGTAATGGTTTTTTCGCAGGTTTCCGAGCGTGTACTCTGAGTCGTTTTCTTaaggttacatcactaatttcaattgaaaattgatccgagatttcttttcttatctctacagcagttttgaaccgtTGCCCGTTTGAAAGCCgcaatttttatattctcctccaatgatagtCGAGTGTATTGttgcatggtatttttattttcaacgatttcgatcCGTACACCTTGAAaactcacactaaactgaactcaaatcgtagaaaacaatcatatttaaaagacccgatcgttgaaaaccacacacctaaaggaacaatatttttattgcccaaaaatcgtaaaatcacaagtgttccggtttccgaaaccgcgacggtatatgtatatacatatgtttatataatacaatccaAGCAGTAGCTAACTAGAAAAATTGGGCCGCATGCAAACGTTAGAAAAAGGCCCATttagtatttttgttattaaaattaaattggtaattaactcacataatttaaatgttctttttCCTCGCCTTCAAAGTCGCAAATTGTgcaattacatatttcaaagacTTTATTATAACATCGttcttataattattattactgtaccATAACGGAAAACTATTGAACGTCGTGAGAAGGAGTACAGATGGGTGATAATCCAACACGCAATGTGTCACGTATCAAATTTGgagtttacaattttaaatattgtttgctATTAGTCATTTgactaattttaaaatgacttccaaaattttatttgaaaaatgtgtagtatttttttatttgaaaaccttTTGGGCCCCTAAATCTAAAAGGCCCGCATGCACCGCATGCTCATGCGGCATAGTAGTTACGCGCCTGAATCCAAGTGTACACTTCATTAttttatgaacatactagttttttcATGCGCAAACCAATCTGGCCAATTATAGTGAATACAAACGAACCAGTTTATTAAGTATAAGATGAactattctcaatcgtttgtcccatttTCTGTATACTTATATATACTTATCATGGGTtgcaacatttaaagaatggatgtggctatttgtacatacagtatcgacgaattattagctgtttgtacatacagtacatacatagtacataagaatATTATAAGAATTAGGATTTAAGATTTAAGAAAATCAAGATTAGAAATTTAAAGTcgatatgtacaaatagccaataattcatcgatactgtatgtacaaatagacaataatttgtcgatactgtatgttcaaatagccaataatttgtcgatactgtatgtacaaatagccacatccttATAGAATTGGCGGGAACGGCAACGTCATAATGTGGGTTCCAtaagatttcccttttaaatacttggcgttttgacagtgaaaagtttcatgcgacacatggtgagtctatttgaagatagtacttaaactaaaaccaatagttgaATAACGCCTCTAATACTAAACTTCCCAAGCTCCaaagaatacaaaataaatccctaaaaataatgtatagcACACCCATGtttactaacctgaaaaaattgcatgccataaataatattccgatagtcacagacattactaacaaactaaccagtagattctatgacagaatcactaataaccaaactaacacatttgtgaagagtctcagtgattacagcaaaatgtctatacccttcaggtaaaCACATagtattacctaaacacaatccgctttatatcgtcgactttagattcttcagttaatattatgtataagatgtattatgagcatttataagaattttatataggtttttgagctatttttcctttatgctgtatattaacataaatataatataatactataattactaacaaaaaaaaaattgtaaaatagaaaattatcagtagatcagtagctattaaaatagatataagatgtatcgtgAACATTAATTGTGAACtatatatgaacaaactagaaTGTTATGAACCAACCGGATTGATTACTTGGACtgtaatacatatgttatgtatgtatgtacatatttgca
This Arctopsyche grandis isolate Sample6627 chromosome 7, ASM5162203v2, whole genome shotgun sequence DNA region includes the following protein-coding sequences:
- the LOC143914881 gene encoding circadian clock-controlled protein daywake-like, with translation MKSLCFFFAVILVISTNGYAQTLPSFIDRCKWSDPELTRCLTSAVQAAIPHMANGIPELKVPGIDPLKVDNIRVNQPALKVQFEDAFISGLKSCKVNEFRIDPKSKKMYFNYTKNGSFNGKYQVDGRILIIPIKGEGDASIKFTNLNYYFIMDYDTVKGDDGKNHWKILKHQATYNTEKAVYRFGNLFGGNKQLSDTAHKVVNDNWQLIFNDMSPPIMKKVIRSVVNVISKFFESFPIDDIILP